Proteins from a single region of Streptomyces sp. Tu 3180:
- a CDS encoding xanthine dehydrogenase family protein subunit M, giving the protein MDFLRPASWEEALAAKAEHPTAVPIAGGTDVMVEINFDHRRPEYLMDLNRIADLHEWEVGEESVRLGASVPYSRIMEHLRAELPGLALASHTVASPQIRNRGGVGGNLGTASPAGDAHPALLAAGAEVEAESVRGSRRIPIDDFYTGVKRNALAPDELIRAVHVKKADGPQQYSKVGTRNAMVIAVCAFGLALHPGTRTVRTGIGSAAPTPVRAKAAEEFLNAALEEGGFWDNGKIVTPSVAKRFADLCAAACNPIDDVRGTASYRRHAVGVMARRTLTWTWESYRGAHRTTEGAA; this is encoded by the coding sequence ATGGACTTCCTTCGCCCCGCCAGCTGGGAGGAGGCGCTCGCCGCGAAGGCCGAGCATCCCACCGCTGTGCCGATTGCGGGTGGCACCGACGTGATGGTCGAGATCAACTTCGACCACCGCCGGCCCGAGTACCTCATGGACCTGAACCGCATCGCCGACCTCCACGAGTGGGAGGTCGGCGAGGAGAGCGTGCGGCTGGGCGCCTCCGTCCCGTACTCCAGGATCATGGAGCACCTGCGCGCCGAGCTGCCGGGCCTCGCCCTCGCCTCCCACACGGTCGCCTCCCCGCAGATCCGCAACCGCGGCGGCGTCGGCGGCAACCTCGGCACCGCCTCCCCGGCCGGCGACGCCCACCCGGCGCTGCTCGCCGCCGGTGCCGAGGTCGAGGCCGAGTCGGTGCGCGGATCGCGCCGCATCCCCATCGACGACTTCTACACCGGCGTGAAGCGCAACGCGCTGGCGCCCGACGAGCTGATCCGCGCCGTCCACGTCAAGAAGGCCGACGGGCCGCAGCAGTACTCCAAGGTCGGCACCCGCAACGCCATGGTCATCGCGGTGTGCGCCTTCGGGCTGGCCCTGCACCCCGGGACCCGGACCGTCCGCACCGGCATCGGCTCCGCCGCCCCCACCCCCGTCCGGGCGAAGGCCGCCGAGGAGTTCCTGAACGCGGCGCTGGAGGAGGGCGGCTTCTGGGACAACGGGAAGATCGTCACCCCGTCGGTCGCCAAGCGGTTCGCGGACCTGTGCGCCGCCGCCTGCAACCCGATCGACGACGTCCGCGGCACCGCGAGCTACCGCCGCCACGCGGTCGGCGTCATGGCCCGCCGGACCCTGACCTGGACCTGGGAGTCGTACCGCGGCGCCCACCGCACCACGGAGGGAGCCGCGTGA
- a CDS encoding polysaccharide deacetylase family protein, with protein MPSPTRKMKRPGAAFRAVASVLAVAAVTSALGGCTRMETTAPSAVRSADARARFGTVDCREAKCIALTFDAGPSEHSTRLLDILKREQVPATFFLLGERHIERYPELVARMAEEGHEVAGHTWTHRILTELEPEEIREELERPNEEIERLTGRRPTLMRPPQGRTNDTVHEICRDLGLAEVLWSVTAKDYRTTDSGLITRRVLAQSSRDGIILLHDIYDGTVPAVPGIIDALKKRGYVFVTVPQLLAPGEAEPGKVYR; from the coding sequence ATGCCTTCTCCGACCAGGAAGATGAAAAGACCGGGAGCCGCGTTCCGGGCCGTGGCGAGCGTGCTGGCGGTCGCGGCCGTGACGTCGGCGCTGGGCGGCTGCACGCGGATGGAGACCACCGCCCCCAGCGCCGTCCGGTCCGCGGACGCACGGGCCCGGTTCGGCACCGTCGACTGCCGCGAGGCCAAGTGCATCGCGCTCACCTTCGACGCGGGGCCGAGCGAGCACTCCACGCGGCTGCTGGACATCCTGAAGCGGGAACAGGTCCCGGCGACCTTCTTCCTGTTGGGCGAGCGGCACATCGAGAGGTACCCCGAGCTCGTCGCGCGGATGGCCGAGGAGGGGCACGAGGTGGCCGGTCACACCTGGACCCACCGGATCCTGACCGAGCTGGAGCCGGAGGAGATACGCGAGGAACTGGAGCGCCCCAACGAGGAGATAGAACGCCTCACCGGCCGCCGCCCCACCCTGATGCGCCCGCCGCAGGGCCGCACGAACGACACCGTGCACGAGATCTGCCGCGACCTGGGCCTCGCGGAGGTCCTGTGGAGCGTGACCGCGAAGGACTACCGGACCACCGACTCCGGCCTCATCACCCGCCGCGTCCTCGCCCAGTCCTCCCGCGACGGCATCATCCTGCTCCACGACATCTACGACGGGACCGTCCCCGCCGTGCCCGGCATCATCGACGCGCTGAAGAAGCGGGGGTACGTGTTCGTGACGGTCCCCCAGCTCCTCGCGCCCGGCGAGGCGGAGCCGGGGAAGGTGTACCGGTGA
- a CDS encoding (2Fe-2S)-binding protein, which produces MRLNFTVNGRPQEADDVWEGESLLYVLRERLGLPGSKNACEQGECGSCTVRLDGVPVCSCLVAAGQAEGREVVTVEGLADFARQRAEGCGTGDCGTSLQDARQWEAGGTGSRTGEGAELSPVQQAFIDAGAVQCGFCTPGLLVAADEMLERNPNPTDADIREALSGNLCRCTGYEKIMDAVRLAAARQSEGV; this is translated from the coding sequence ATGCGCCTCAACTTCACCGTCAACGGACGCCCCCAGGAAGCCGACGACGTCTGGGAGGGCGAGTCCCTGCTGTACGTGCTGCGCGAGCGGCTCGGCCTGCCCGGCTCCAAGAACGCCTGCGAGCAGGGCGAGTGCGGCTCCTGCACGGTCCGCCTGGACGGCGTGCCGGTGTGCTCCTGCCTCGTCGCCGCCGGCCAGGCGGAGGGGCGCGAGGTCGTCACCGTGGAGGGCCTGGCGGACTTCGCCAGGCAGCGCGCCGAGGGCTGCGGGACCGGGGACTGCGGCACGTCGCTCCAGGACGCCCGGCAGTGGGAGGCCGGCGGCACCGGTTCCCGGACCGGCGAGGGAGCCGAACTCTCCCCCGTCCAGCAGGCGTTCATCGACGCGGGCGCCGTCCAGTGCGGCTTCTGCACCCCGGGCCTGCTGGTCGCCGCCGACGAGATGCTGGAGCGCAACCCGAACCCGACCGACGCGGACATCCGCGAGGCGCTGTCGGGCAACCTGTGCCGCTGCACCGGCTACGAGAAGATCATGGACGCGGTCCGCCTGGCGGCCGCCCGCCAGTCCGAGGGGGTCTGA
- a CDS encoding GntR family transcriptional regulator produces MKQDTQGPTGTGREGAGRDGAGRFRVPAQPRAQGADRERVRPRGAGGGAVRGEHTHGEPVVPSPRPAVQRSSVRGQVLAALRTALVTGDLRPGEVYSAPVLAERFGVSATPVREAMQQLTLEGAVEVVPNRGFRVVERGTRELAELAEVRALIEVPVMLRLARTVPAERWAELRPLAEATVRAASSGCRATYAESDRAFHSAVLALAGNEQLVRIAEDLHRRAQWPLVGAVPGVRGRAELVADAHEHTALLDALIAEDLDVVRSLVGEHFNGAA; encoded by the coding sequence GTGAAGCAGGACACGCAGGGCCCCACCGGGACGGGCCGGGAAGGCGCCGGCCGCGACGGCGCGGGCCGCTTCCGGGTGCCCGCCCAGCCCCGGGCGCAGGGCGCGGACCGGGAGCGCGTCCGGCCGCGGGGCGCCGGGGGCGGGGCCGTGCGCGGTGAGCACACCCACGGCGAACCGGTCGTCCCGTCCCCCCGGCCGGCCGTCCAGCGGTCCTCCGTGCGCGGGCAGGTCCTCGCCGCCCTGCGCACCGCGCTGGTGACGGGCGACCTGCGGCCCGGCGAGGTGTACTCCGCGCCCGTGCTCGCCGAGCGGTTCGGCGTCTCCGCGACGCCCGTCCGGGAGGCCATGCAGCAGCTCACGCTCGAGGGCGCGGTCGAGGTGGTGCCGAACCGGGGCTTCCGGGTCGTCGAGCGGGGCACGCGGGAGCTGGCCGAGCTGGCCGAGGTCCGGGCGCTGATCGAGGTCCCGGTGATGCTGCGGCTGGCCCGCACGGTGCCCGCCGAGCGCTGGGCCGAACTGCGCCCCCTGGCCGAGGCCACGGTCCGCGCCGCCTCCTCCGGCTGCCGGGCCACGTACGCCGAGTCCGACCGCGCCTTCCACAGCGCGGTGCTCGCCCTCGCGGGGAACGAGCAGCTGGTCCGGATCGCCGAGGACCTCCACCGCCGCGCCCAGTGGCCCCTGGTCGGCGCCGTCCCCGGGGTCCGCGGCCGGGCGGAACTGGTGGCCGACGCCCATGAGCACACGGCCCTGCTGGACGCGCTGATCGCGGAGGACCTCGACGTGGTGCGGTCACTGGTGGGGGAGCACTTCAACGGGGCGGCCTGA
- a CDS encoding XdhC/CoxI family protein, whose protein sequence is MLDIAEELDRWVGQGRDFAVATVVAVGGSAPRQPGAALAVDADGTAIGSVSGGCVEGAVYALCEQALRDGETVLERFGYSDEDAFAVGLTCGGVIDVLVAPVRAADPARPVLASALAAAARGEAAAVARVVSGPAELRGRALVVRPDHSYEGGFGAHPELDRTVAAEAGALLDAGRTGTLEIGAEGSRCGAPLTLLVESSVPPPRMIVFGAVDFASALVRVGKFLGHHVTVCDARPVFATRARFPEADEIVVEWPHEYLARTGVDARTVLCVLTHDAKFDVPLLKLALRLPVAYVGAMGSRRTHLERNARLREAGVSDLELARLRSPIGLDLGARTPEETALSIAAEIVADRRGGSGASLTGAHTPIHHDGGPAPTGRIGSVA, encoded by the coding sequence ATGCTGGACATCGCCGAGGAACTGGACCGGTGGGTCGGGCAGGGCCGCGACTTCGCGGTCGCCACGGTGGTGGCGGTCGGCGGCAGCGCGCCCCGGCAGCCCGGCGCCGCACTCGCGGTGGACGCCGACGGCACGGCGATCGGATCGGTCTCCGGGGGGTGCGTGGAGGGCGCGGTGTACGCGCTGTGCGAGCAGGCGCTGAGGGACGGCGAAACCGTCCTGGAACGCTTCGGCTACAGCGACGAGGACGCCTTCGCCGTCGGTCTGACCTGCGGCGGCGTCATCGACGTCCTGGTCGCACCGGTACGGGCGGCGGACCCCGCCCGTCCGGTGCTCGCGTCCGCGCTCGCCGCCGCCGCGCGCGGGGAGGCGGCGGCGGTGGCGCGGGTCGTGAGCGGCCCGGCGGAGCTGAGGGGCCGCGCGCTCGTGGTCCGCCCGGACCACTCGTACGAGGGCGGCTTCGGCGCCCACCCGGAGCTGGACCGCACGGTGGCGGCGGAGGCCGGCGCGCTGCTGGACGCGGGCCGCACGGGCACCCTGGAGATCGGCGCGGAGGGCTCCCGCTGCGGGGCGCCGCTGACGCTGCTGGTCGAGTCGTCGGTGCCGCCGCCCAGGATGATCGTGTTCGGCGCGGTCGACTTCGCGTCGGCCCTGGTCCGGGTCGGCAAGTTCCTCGGCCACCACGTCACGGTGTGCGACGCGCGGCCCGTGTTCGCCACGAGGGCCCGCTTCCCGGAGGCCGACGAGATCGTCGTCGAGTGGCCGCACGAGTACCTCGCGCGCACCGGCGTCGACGCCCGCACGGTCCTGTGCGTCCTGACCCACGACGCCAAGTTCGACGTGCCGCTGCTGAAGCTCGCGCTGCGCCTCCCGGTGGCCTACGTCGGCGCGATGGGCTCCCGCCGCACCCACCTGGAGCGCAACGCGCGGCTGCGCGAAGCCGGCGTGAGCGACCTGGAGCTGGCCCGCCTCAGGTCGCCCATCGGCCTGGACCTGGGCGCCCGCACACCGGAGGAGACGGCCCTGTCCATCGCGGCGGAGATCGTCGCGGACCGGCGCGGCGGCAGCGGGGCGTCCCTCACGGGCGCGCACACGCCGATCCACCACGACGGCGGGCCCGCGCCCACGGGCCGGATCGGCTCGGTGGCCTGA
- a CDS encoding SRPBCC family protein, giving the protein MATFLVQRTAPLPLDEAWRRVTAWPRHGEAVPLTRVTVTTPPPTGEGTMVVARSGLGPFSFDDPMEVTVWRPPRDGSPGLCRLEKRGRVVTGWAELEVRPGPGGRARVLWREEIRVRAVSTLFDGVVGRASRHVFGRALNRLLRQP; this is encoded by the coding sequence GTGGCCACCTTCCTTGTCCAGCGCACGGCGCCCCTCCCCCTCGACGAGGCCTGGCGCCGGGTCACGGCGTGGCCGCGCCACGGCGAGGCGGTCCCGCTGACCCGGGTCACCGTGACGACCCCCCCGCCCACCGGCGAGGGCACGATGGTCGTCGCCCGCTCGGGGCTCGGCCCGTTCTCCTTCGACGACCCGATGGAGGTGACGGTGTGGCGGCCCCCGCGGGACGGCTCACCGGGCCTGTGCCGGCTGGAGAAACGCGGCCGCGTCGTCACGGGCTGGGCGGAGCTCGAGGTGCGGCCGGGGCCGGGCGGCCGGGCCCGCGTGCTGTGGCGCGAGGAGATCCGCGTCCGCGCCGTGTCCACCCTGTTCGACGGCGTGGTGGGGCGAGCGAGCCGCCATGTCTTCGGACGAGCGCTGAACCGGCTCCTGCGGCAGCCCTGA
- a CDS encoding NCS2 family permease — translation MTHPSVQPRTTADDAGAGTRVPAGRSWLDRYFHITGRGSTVAREVRGGVTTFMAMAYILLLNPLILSGQDAAGNTLGRTALITATAFAAALTTLLMGFVGKVPLALAAGLSVSGVLASQVAPEMTWPQAMGMCVMYGVVIMLLVVTGLREMIMNAIPLALKHAITMGIGLFIALIGFYKAGFVHQGEATPVTLGPAGELAGWPVLLFAVTLLAVFMLQARGVPGAILIGIVGGTVLAVALNAFGVVDPGQWAGGAPELHGGAVSMPDFSAFGNVEFGGWGEVGAMTVGMIVFTLVLAGFFDAMATVIGVGTEAKLADDKGRMPGLSRALFVDGAGGAIGGVSGASGQTVFVESATGVGEGARTGLSSVVTGLLFAACLFFTPLTAIVPGEVAAAALVVIGAMMMMNARHVDWADRATAIPVFLTVVIMPFTYSITAGVAAGVVSHVAVRTAQGRGREIGAFMWGLTLIFLVYFALAPIESWLGVR, via the coding sequence ATGACCCACCCGTCAGTGCAGCCCAGGACCACCGCCGACGACGCGGGCGCGGGAACCCGCGTCCCGGCCGGACGGTCCTGGCTCGACCGGTACTTCCACATCACCGGCCGGGGATCCACCGTCGCACGTGAAGTGCGCGGCGGCGTCACCACCTTCATGGCGATGGCGTACATCCTCCTGCTCAACCCCCTGATCCTGTCCGGACAGGACGCCGCCGGGAACACCCTCGGCCGCACCGCCCTGATCACCGCCACCGCGTTCGCCGCCGCCCTCACCACCCTGCTGATGGGCTTCGTCGGCAAGGTGCCGCTCGCCCTGGCCGCCGGCCTGTCCGTCTCCGGGGTGCTCGCCTCGCAGGTCGCGCCCGAGATGACCTGGCCGCAGGCGATGGGCATGTGCGTGATGTACGGCGTGGTCATCATGCTGCTGGTCGTCACCGGCCTGCGTGAGATGATCATGAACGCGATCCCCCTCGCGCTCAAGCACGCCATCACCATGGGCATCGGCCTGTTCATCGCCCTGATCGGCTTCTACAAGGCGGGCTTCGTCCACCAGGGCGAGGCGACCCCGGTCACCCTCGGCCCGGCGGGCGAACTGGCGGGCTGGCCGGTCCTGTTGTTCGCCGTGACCCTGCTCGCCGTCTTCATGCTCCAGGCGCGCGGCGTCCCCGGCGCCATCCTGATCGGCATCGTCGGCGGCACCGTGCTCGCCGTCGCGCTCAACGCGTTCGGCGTCGTCGACCCGGGGCAGTGGGCGGGCGGCGCCCCCGAACTGCACGGCGGCGCGGTCTCGATGCCCGACTTCTCGGCCTTCGGGAACGTCGAGTTCGGCGGCTGGGGCGAGGTCGGCGCGATGACGGTCGGCATGATCGTCTTCACGCTCGTCCTCGCCGGCTTCTTCGACGCCATGGCGACCGTCATCGGCGTCGGCACCGAGGCCAAGCTCGCCGACGACAAGGGCCGGATGCCGGGCCTGTCCAGGGCGCTGTTCGTCGACGGCGCCGGCGGCGCGATCGGCGGCGTCTCGGGAGCCTCCGGGCAGACGGTGTTCGTCGAGTCGGCGACCGGCGTCGGCGAGGGCGCGCGGACCGGCCTGTCCTCCGTCGTCACCGGACTGCTCTTCGCCGCCTGTCTGTTCTTCACCCCGCTGACGGCGATCGTGCCGGGCGAGGTCGCGGCCGCCGCGCTGGTGGTGATCGGCGCGATGATGATGATGAACGCCCGCCACGTCGACTGGGCCGACCGCGCCACCGCGATCCCGGTGTTCCTGACCGTGGTGATCATGCCGTTCACGTACTCCATCACCGCGGGGGTGGCCGCCGGGGTCGTCTCCCACGTCGCCGTCAGGACCGCCCAGGGCAGGGGACGGGAGATCGGCGCCTTCATGTGGGGCCTGACGCTGATCTTCCTGGTCTACTTCGCCCTCGCCCCGATCGAGAGCTGGCTGGGCGTGCGCTAG
- a CDS encoding PucR family transcriptional regulator ligand-binding domain-containing protein, translating to MRLRALLDTDALGLKLLGGEDELDRTVRGVMTTDLRDPSRYLSGGELVLTGLAWRRDATDSEPFVRILAQAGVAAVAAGTAELGDVPDDLVVACARHRLPLFAVHESVAFATVTEHVVRQVSGERAGDLAAVVDRHRRMMTSGPAGGGPDVVLDLLGSDLDLRAWVLSPAGRLIAGPKAQGASAEEPTLPADVCARLAAEHLAAGRTGRRGPHRVTVGQTTYSLFPVRAGGRAPQDPPGGPSARDVRDVRETVLSDWLLAVEADAADWAGERLDLLHGVTQLIAVERDRRDAARTVRRRLAQEVLELVQTGAAPAEIAARLRVAAPVLLPGLGTAPHWQVVVARVDWDGGEVAGGPVAQALLEEILVDPASTGPEPSDRIAVAHTGDEAIALVPLPSVASGHADSGTGILADALLEAVRDPLTAGLEDDGRVTLGVSAAVHSAEGLRGALEEARHARRVAAARPGRVCAAGHQELASHVLLLPFVPDDVRRAFTARLLDPLRDYDRRHRAELIPTLEAFLDCDGSWTRCASRLHLHVNTLRYRVGRIEQLTGRDLSRLEDKLDFFLALRMS from the coding sequence ATGCGGCTGCGCGCACTGCTGGACACCGACGCGCTGGGCCTGAAGCTGCTCGGCGGCGAGGACGAGCTGGACCGCACGGTGCGCGGGGTGATGACCACCGACCTCAGGGATCCCAGCCGCTACCTCTCGGGCGGGGAACTGGTGCTCACGGGCCTGGCCTGGCGCCGGGACGCCACGGACTCCGAGCCGTTCGTGCGGATCCTGGCGCAGGCCGGGGTGGCCGCCGTCGCGGCCGGTACGGCGGAGCTGGGCGACGTCCCGGACGACCTGGTCGTGGCCTGCGCGCGGCACCGGCTGCCGTTGTTCGCGGTGCACGAGTCGGTGGCCTTCGCGACCGTCACCGAGCACGTCGTGCGGCAGGTGTCCGGCGAGCGCGCCGGGGACCTCGCGGCCGTGGTGGACCGGCACCGGCGGATGATGACCTCGGGTCCGGCGGGCGGCGGCCCGGACGTGGTCCTCGACCTGCTGGGCTCGGACCTGGACCTGCGGGCCTGGGTGCTGTCGCCCGCGGGCCGGCTGATCGCCGGGCCGAAGGCGCAGGGGGCGTCGGCGGAGGAGCCGACGCTGCCCGCCGACGTGTGCGCGCGGCTCGCGGCGGAGCACCTGGCGGCCGGCCGCACCGGACGGCGCGGACCGCACCGGGTGACGGTGGGGCAGACGACGTACAGCCTCTTCCCGGTGCGCGCCGGCGGGCGGGCGCCGCAGGACCCGCCGGGCGGGCCGTCCGCGCGGGACGTGCGCGACGTGCGGGAGACGGTGCTGTCGGACTGGCTGCTGGCCGTCGAGGCGGACGCCGCGGACTGGGCCGGGGAACGGCTGGACCTGCTGCACGGCGTCACCCAGCTGATCGCGGTCGAGCGGGACCGCCGGGACGCGGCGCGCACGGTCCGGCGCCGGCTCGCGCAGGAGGTGCTGGAGCTGGTGCAGACGGGCGCCGCGCCCGCCGAGATCGCGGCACGGCTGCGGGTGGCGGCCCCGGTGCTGCTGCCCGGGCTCGGGACCGCGCCGCACTGGCAGGTGGTCGTGGCCCGCGTCGACTGGGACGGCGGCGAGGTGGCCGGCGGTCCGGTGGCCCAGGCGCTGCTGGAGGAGATCCTGGTCGACCCGGCGTCGACCGGGCCCGAGCCCTCGGACCGCATCGCGGTCGCCCACACCGGGGACGAGGCGATCGCGCTCGTCCCGCTGCCCTCGGTGGCGAGCGGCCACGCCGACTCCGGGACGGGGATCCTCGCCGACGCGCTCCTGGAGGCCGTACGGGACCCGCTCACGGCGGGTCTGGAGGACGACGGCCGGGTCACGCTCGGGGTCAGCGCGGCCGTGCACTCGGCGGAGGGCCTGCGCGGGGCCCTGGAGGAGGCGCGGCACGCGCGGCGCGTGGCCGCGGCCCGGCCGGGCCGGGTCTGCGCGGCCGGCCACCAGGAGCTGGCCTCGCACGTCCTGCTGCTCCCCTTCGTCCCCGACGACGTGCGCCGCGCCTTCACCGCCCGGCTCCTGGACCCCCTGCGGGACTACGACCGCCGGCACCGCGCCGAGCTGATCCCGACGCTGGAGGCGTTCCTCGACTGCGACGGCTCCTGGACCCGGTGCGCCTCCCGGCTGCACCTGCACGTCAACACGCTGCGGTACCGGGTGGGCCGCATCGAGCAGCTGACGGGCCGTGACCTGTCGCGCCTCGAGGACAAGCTGGACTTCTTCCTGGCCCTGCGGATGAGCTGA
- a CDS encoding molybdopterin cofactor-binding domain-containing protein, protein MPTNGVPTKITQGSGTRGGIGESTLRPDGILKVTGEFAYSSDLWHEDMLWGQILRSTVAHAEIVSLDTSEALATPGVYAVLTYDDLPADVKHYGLEIRDTPVLAHGKVRHHGEPVAIVAADHPETARRAAAKIKVDYRELPVVTDEASALAPDAVLVHENRDDHHSGHVPHPNIVHRQPIVRGDVEAARRRADVIVEGEYTFGMQDQAFLGPESGLAVPEEDGGVHLYIATQWLHSDLRQIAPVLGLPEDKVRMTLAGVGGAFGGREDLSMQIHACLLALRTGKPVKIVYNRFESFFGHVHRHPAKLFYEHGATRDGKLTHVKCRIVLDGGAYASASPAVVGNASSLGIGPYVVDDVDIEAVALYTNNPPCGAMRGFGAVQACFAYEAQMDKLAKRLGMDPVELRQLNAMEQGTIMPTGQPVDSPAPVAELLRRVKAMPMPPERQWESSEGADVRQLPGGLSNTTHGEGVVRGVGYAVGIKNVGFSEGFDDYSTARVRMEVVGGEPVATVHTAMAEVGQGGVTVHAQIARTELGVARVTIHPADTRVGSAGSTSASRQTYVTGGAVKNACELVRERVLELGRRRFGPHHPAWATAELLLEGGKVVTDGGEVLADLVDVLGDEAVEVEEEWRHRPTEPFDLRTGQGNGHVQYSFAAHRAVVEVDTELGLVKVIELACAQDVGKALNPLSVVGQIQGGTTQGLGVAVMEEIVVDPKTAKVRNPSFTDYLIPTILDTPTIPVDVLELADDHAPYGLRGIGEAPTLSSTPAVLAAIRDATGLELNRTPVRPEHLTGTV, encoded by the coding sequence ATGCCGACGAACGGTGTTCCCACCAAGATCACGCAGGGCTCCGGCACCCGGGGCGGCATCGGCGAGTCCACCCTGCGCCCGGACGGCATCCTCAAGGTCACCGGCGAGTTCGCGTACTCCTCCGACCTGTGGCACGAGGACATGCTCTGGGGCCAGATCCTGCGCTCCACGGTCGCGCACGCCGAGATCGTGTCCCTCGACACGAGCGAGGCCCTCGCCACCCCGGGCGTGTACGCCGTGCTGACGTACGACGACCTGCCGGCCGACGTGAAGCACTACGGCCTGGAGATCCGGGACACCCCGGTCCTCGCGCACGGCAAGGTCCGCCACCACGGCGAGCCCGTCGCGATCGTCGCCGCCGACCACCCGGAGACCGCGCGCCGCGCCGCCGCCAAGATCAAGGTCGACTACCGCGAACTGCCCGTCGTCACCGACGAGGCCTCCGCCCTGGCCCCCGACGCGGTCCTCGTCCACGAGAACCGCGACGACCACCACAGCGGCCACGTCCCGCACCCCAACATCGTCCACCGCCAGCCCATCGTGCGCGGCGACGTGGAGGCGGCCCGGCGCCGCGCGGACGTGATCGTCGAGGGCGAGTACACCTTCGGCATGCAGGACCAGGCCTTCCTCGGCCCCGAGTCCGGGCTCGCGGTCCCCGAGGAGGACGGCGGCGTCCACCTCTACATCGCCACCCAGTGGCTCCACTCCGACCTGCGCCAGATCGCGCCCGTGCTCGGCCTGCCCGAGGACAAGGTGCGGATGACGCTGGCCGGCGTCGGCGGCGCGTTCGGCGGACGCGAGGACCTGTCCATGCAGATCCACGCCTGCCTGCTGGCGCTGCGCACCGGCAAGCCCGTCAAGATCGTCTACAACCGCTTCGAGTCGTTCTTCGGGCACGTCCACCGCCACCCGGCCAAGCTGTTCTACGAGCACGGGGCCACCCGCGACGGCAAGCTGACCCACGTCAAGTGCCGCATCGTGCTCGACGGCGGCGCGTACGCCTCCGCCTCCCCGGCCGTGGTCGGCAACGCCTCCTCGCTCGGCATCGGGCCGTACGTCGTCGACGACGTCGACATCGAGGCCGTCGCCCTCTACACCAACAACCCGCCCTGCGGCGCCATGCGCGGCTTCGGCGCGGTCCAGGCCTGCTTCGCCTACGAGGCGCAGATGGACAAGCTGGCGAAGAGGCTCGGCATGGACCCGGTGGAGCTGAGGCAGCTCAACGCCATGGAGCAGGGCACGATCATGCCCACCGGGCAACCGGTCGACTCCCCGGCTCCGGTCGCCGAACTCCTGCGCCGCGTCAAGGCGATGCCGATGCCGCCGGAGCGCCAGTGGGAGTCCAGCGAGGGCGCCGACGTGCGCCAGCTGCCGGGCGGCCTGTCCAACACCACGCACGGCGAGGGCGTGGTGCGCGGGGTCGGCTACGCGGTCGGCATCAAGAACGTCGGCTTCTCCGAGGGGTTCGACGACTACTCCACCGCCCGCGTCCGGATGGAGGTGGTCGGCGGTGAGCCGGTCGCCACCGTGCACACCGCGATGGCGGAGGTCGGCCAGGGCGGCGTCACCGTCCACGCGCAGATCGCCCGCACCGAGCTCGGTGTCGCCCGGGTGACCATCCACCCGGCCGACACCCGGGTGGGGTCGGCGGGCTCGACCTCGGCGTCCCGGCAGACGTACGTCACCGGCGGCGCGGTCAAGAACGCCTGCGAGCTGGTCCGCGAGAGGGTGCTGGAGCTCGGCCGGCGCAGGTTCGGCCCCCACCACCCCGCCTGGGCCACCGCCGAACTCCTGCTGGAGGGCGGCAAGGTCGTCACCGACGGCGGCGAGGTGCTCGCCGACCTGGTGGACGTCCTCGGCGACGAGGCCGTCGAGGTCGAGGAGGAGTGGCGGCACCGGCCCACCGAGCCCTTCGACCTGCGCACCGGGCAGGGCAACGGCCACGTCCAGTACTCCTTCGCCGCGCACCGCGCCGTCGTCGAGGTCGACACCGAACTCGGCCTGGTGAAGGTGATCGAGCTGGCCTGCGCCCAGGACGTCGGCAAGGCGCTCAACCCGCTGTCCGTCGTCGGCCAGATCCAGGGCGGCACCACCCAGGGCCTGGGCGTGGCGGTCATGGAGGAGATCGTCGTCGACCCGAAGACCGCGAAGGTGCGCAACCCCTCCTTCACGGACTACCTCATCCCCACCATCCTCGACACGCCGACCATCCCCGTCGACGTGCTCGAACTCGCCGACGACCACGCGCCGTACGGCCTGCGCGGCATCGGCGAGGCCCCCACCCTGTCGTCGACCCCGGCGGTCCTGGCGGCCATCCGCGACGCCACGGGCCTGGAGCTGAACAGAACCCCGGTCCGCCCGGAACACCTCACGGGCACCGTGTGA